The Crocosphaera subtropica ATCC 51142 genome includes a window with the following:
- a CDS encoding peroxidase family protein has protein sequence MTIFDKFDSIFTQVEQLWHRLPTPLALIKLLTFRNELREKNLHDTSQLPDKHLLPQPTPDPQGHHLTARTADGSFNDLEHPEMGMAGTRFGRNIPLTAIQPETPQQLMTPNPRVVSRTLMTREDFKPATILNLLAAAWIQFENHDWFSHGDNKPEDKLEIPLEANDPWPEEYRPLEVGKTLPDTSRPEGAKPPTFINTVTHWWDGSQIYGSNPETVDQLRSHEDGKLIIGENGLLPVDPETGVDITGFNDNWWIGLGMLHTLFTREHNLICDHLKQEYSQWSDDDLFDHARLINAALMAKIHTVDWTPAILPLPATDIALNVNWNGFLGEDIKQVLGTVGEGEIADLLTGIIGSDKNHHTAPYYLTEEFVSVYRMHPLIPDELEFRSLEGDKFLQEVNFFEMSGKRTRALLESISLPDLFYSFGITHPGAITLHNYPRFLQQLVRDNGEVFDLAAVDILRDRERGVPRYNRFREIMGRGRVKCFEEISSNKQWVEEMRRVYNDNIDQVDLMVGLFAEDTPEGFGFSDTAFRVFILMASRRLKSDRFFTTDYRAEIYTQFGLDWIANNNMVSVLQRHFPQLSPVLYGVDNAFKPWRRVPS, from the coding sequence ATGACTATTTTCGACAAATTTGACAGTATTTTCACCCAAGTTGAACAACTATGGCATCGTTTGCCGACCCCTTTAGCCTTAATCAAACTCCTAACCTTTCGCAACGAACTACGAGAGAAAAACCTTCACGACACCTCTCAACTACCTGATAAACACCTGTTACCCCAACCCACCCCTGACCCTCAAGGTCATCACCTCACGGCCAGGACTGCAGATGGTAGTTTTAACGACTTAGAACACCCAGAAATGGGCATGGCCGGGACTCGTTTTGGTCGCAATATTCCCTTAACGGCCATTCAGCCAGAAACCCCACAACAACTAATGACCCCTAACCCCAGGGTGGTGAGTCGAACTTTAATGACCAGAGAGGACTTTAAACCGGCCACTATCCTCAATCTTTTGGCGGCCGCTTGGATTCAATTTGAAAACCATGATTGGTTTTCTCACGGGGATAATAAACCAGAGGATAAACTGGAAATCCCCCTAGAAGCTAACGATCCCTGGCCTGAGGAATATCGTCCCCTAGAAGTGGGGAAAACCCTTCCTGATACCTCCCGTCCCGAAGGGGCCAAACCGCCCACGTTTATCAATACCGTGACCCACTGGTGGGATGGATCGCAAATTTATGGGAGTAACCCCGAAACCGTGGATCAGTTGCGATCGCACGAAGATGGTAAATTAATCATTGGAGAAAATGGCTTACTACCTGTTGACCCAGAAACAGGGGTGGATATTACCGGGTTTAACGATAACTGGTGGATCGGGTTAGGGATGTTGCATACTCTATTTACCCGTGAACATAACCTTATTTGTGACCATCTTAAACAAGAATATTCCCAATGGTCTGATGATGATTTATTTGACCACGCCCGTTTGATTAATGCAGCTTTGATGGCTAAAATTCATACGGTAGACTGGACTCCTGCCATCTTACCCCTACCCGCCACCGATATCGCCTTAAATGTGAACTGGAATGGATTTTTAGGGGAAGATATTAAGCAAGTCTTAGGAACCGTGGGAGAAGGAGAAATTGCTGACTTATTAACCGGTATTATTGGATCGGATAAAAATCACCATACCGCCCCTTATTATTTAACCGAAGAGTTTGTTTCTGTTTATCGAATGCACCCTTTAATCCCTGATGAACTCGAATTTCGCAGTTTAGAAGGGGATAAATTCTTACAAGAGGTTAACTTCTTCGAGATGTCAGGAAAACGGACTCGGGCCTTATTAGAATCGATTTCGTTACCTGATTTATTTTACTCCTTTGGGATTACTCATCCAGGAGCTATTACCCTTCATAATTATCCCCGTTTCTTGCAACAATTGGTCAGGGATAATGGAGAAGTTTTTGATCTCGCTGCAGTGGATATTTTACGCGATCGCGAACGGGGTGTTCCTCGTTATAACCGTTTCCGTGAAATCATGGGACGGGGAAGGGTGAAATGTTTTGAAGAAATCAGCAGCAATAAACAATGGGTCGAAGAAATGCGTCGGGTTTATAACGATAATATCGATCAGGTGGATTTAATGGTGGGATTATTCGCCGAAGATACCCCAGAAGGGTTCGGGTTTAGTGATACGGCGTTTCGGGTCTTCATTTTAATGGCTTCCCGACGACTGAAAAGCGATCGCTTTTTTACAACAGATTACCGGGCTGAAATTTATACTCAATTCGGTCTAGACTGGATTGCTAATAACAATATGGTATCTGTGTTGCAACGTCATTTTCCCCAACTTTCCCCTGTATTGTACGGGGTAGATAATGCTTTCAAACCGTGGCGCAGAGTTCCTTCTTAG
- a CDS encoding sirohydrochlorin chelatase, with the protein MSTLKLDKRDCLQSLHFPPLPLSRPLLMIGHGTRDKDGKQTFLDFVAAYQALDTSRPVIPCFLELTEPYISEGVDYCVSQGYTDISALPILLFAARHNKFDVTNELDRTRQRYPELNFHYGRHFGITPNLLKLWHERLDALDRPEANPKQIKRSETVLLFVGRGSSDPDANGDVCKLARMVWEGSGYQTVETCFIGITHPRLEEGFRRASFYQPKRIIVLPYFLFTGALVKKIFRITEEQKAVYPHIEMTCLPEMGIHPQLLQVVRERELEIQQGQVQMNCEMCKFRLAATDDHGHSHHHHSHDHSHHHHTAIDPYAKVEDYHQRIWKTP; encoded by the coding sequence ATGTCCACTCTGAAGCTAGATAAGCGTGACTGTCTCCAGTCTCTTCATTTTCCCCCATTACCTTTATCCCGTCCCTTACTTATGATTGGTCATGGAACCAGAGATAAGGACGGAAAACAAACTTTTCTTGACTTTGTAGCTGCTTATCAAGCATTAGATACGTCTCGCCCGGTTATTCCTTGTTTTTTAGAACTGACAGAACCCTACATCTCCGAAGGGGTAGATTATTGCGTGTCTCAAGGTTACACCGATATTTCTGCTTTACCTATTCTTTTATTTGCTGCCCGTCATAACAAGTTTGATGTTACCAATGAACTCGATCGCACTCGACAACGTTACCCTGAGTTAAACTTTCATTATGGTCGTCATTTTGGGATTACCCCTAACCTGTTAAAATTATGGCACGAACGCCTAGACGCTTTAGATCGCCCCGAAGCTAACCCTAAGCAAATTAAACGGTCTGAGACTGTCTTATTGTTCGTTGGCAGGGGGTCTAGTGACCCGGATGCTAATGGAGATGTTTGCAAGTTAGCGAGAATGGTATGGGAAGGTAGCGGTTATCAAACCGTAGAAACCTGTTTTATCGGTATTACCCATCCTCGTCTTGAAGAAGGGTTTAGACGTGCCAGCTTTTATCAACCTAAGCGTATTATTGTTTTACCCTATTTCTTGTTTACTGGGGCGTTGGTTAAAAAGATTTTTCGCATCACTGAAGAACAAAAAGCAGTTTATCCTCACATCGAAATGACTTGTTTACCTGAAATGGGTATCCATCCTCAACTACTACAAGTAGTCAGGGAACGAGAGTTAGAGATACAACAGGGACAAGTACAGATGAACTGTGAAATGTGCAAGTTTCGTCTAGCTGCGACGGATGATCATGGTCATTCCCATCATCATCATTCTCACGATCATTCCCATCATCATCATACTGCGATTGATCCTTATGCTAAGGTCGAAGACTATCATCAGCGTATTTGGAAAACCCCTTAA
- a CDS encoding DASH family cryptochrome, whose product MSNKKILIWYRNDLRIHDHEPMYQAIKEGALIIPLYCFDIRQFKTTSYGFPKTGNFRGQFLLESVANLRQSLQDLGSNLIVRKGYPEKIIPELIKELEIDAVYFHEEVTSEETTVEKEVKQALKPLKVKVQGFWGSTLYHWDDLPFEVNQLPEVFTSFRKKVEKSSTVNPTLITPIKLLPFPNIELGKIPTLEELGLEKPDYHSRGMLNFKGGETGGIKRLKEYFWERNCLKEYKETRNGMLGADYSSKFSPWLAQGCLSPRYIYEEVQKYEDARVKNNSTYWLIFELLWRDYFRFICAKHGNKIFYESGLQGLDIPWKEDKERFKLWQESKTGYPLVDANMREIAATGFMSNRGRQNVASFLTKNLGINWIMGAEWFESLLIDYDVCSNYGNWNYTAGVGNDARGFRYFNIPKQSKDYDPKGDYLRHWLPELKMIPGDKIHEPWKLSQDEQKRYNVRIGVDYPRPVVDFFKSVKANEKVYNSATK is encoded by the coding sequence ATGTCTAATAAAAAAATTTTAATTTGGTATCGTAATGATTTACGAATTCATGACCATGAACCAATGTATCAAGCTATTAAAGAGGGTGCTTTAATAATTCCTTTGTATTGTTTTGATATTCGACAATTTAAAACTACTTCTTATGGCTTTCCTAAAACGGGTAATTTTAGAGGTCAATTTTTGTTAGAAAGTGTTGCTAACTTACGCCAATCTTTACAAGACTTAGGCAGTAATTTAATTGTTAGAAAAGGGTATCCTGAAAAAATAATCCCTGAATTAATTAAAGAGTTAGAAATAGATGCAGTTTATTTTCATGAAGAAGTAACATCAGAAGAAACTACAGTAGAAAAAGAAGTCAAACAAGCTTTAAAACCTCTGAAAGTTAAAGTCCAAGGATTTTGGGGATCAACATTATATCATTGGGATGATTTACCTTTTGAAGTGAATCAATTACCAGAAGTTTTTACCAGTTTTCGTAAAAAAGTTGAAAAAAGTTCTACGGTAAACCCCACATTAATAACTCCGATAAAATTACTACCTTTTCCTAATATTGAACTAGGGAAAATTCCAACTTTAGAAGAATTAGGATTAGAAAAACCTGACTATCATTCTAGAGGCATGTTAAACTTTAAAGGAGGGGAAACGGGAGGAATTAAACGATTAAAAGAATACTTTTGGGAAAGAAACTGTCTTAAAGAATATAAAGAAACCAGGAATGGAATGTTAGGGGCGGATTATTCTTCTAAGTTTTCTCCTTGGTTAGCACAGGGTTGTTTATCTCCTCGTTATATCTATGAAGAAGTACAGAAATATGAAGACGCAAGAGTTAAAAATAATTCAACTTACTGGCTAATTTTTGAATTATTATGGCGTGACTATTTTCGTTTTATTTGTGCAAAACATGGTAATAAAATATTTTATGAATCAGGTTTACAAGGGTTAGATATTCCTTGGAAAGAAGATAAAGAAAGGTTTAAACTTTGGCAAGAAAGTAAGACAGGTTATCCTTTAGTAGATGCCAATATGAGGGAAATTGCAGCCACAGGTTTTATGTCCAATAGAGGAAGACAAAATGTTGCAAGTTTTCTCACTAAAAATTTAGGAATTAACTGGATAATGGGGGCTGAATGGTTTGAATCATTATTAATTGATTATGATGTTTGTAGTAACTATGGAAACTGGAATTATACCGCAGGAGTCGGAAATGATGCGAGAGGATTTCGTTATTTTAATATTCCTAAACAATCAAAAGATTATGACCCGAAAGGAGACTATTTAAGACATTGGTTACCCGAATTAAAAATGATTCCAGGGGATAAAATTCATGAACCCTGGAAACTTTCTCAAGACGAACAAAAACGATACAATGTCAGAATAGGCGTTGACTATCCTCGCCCCGTTGTAGACTTTTTCAAATCAGTTAAAGCTAACGAAAAAGTCTATAATTCTGCTACAAAATAG
- a CDS encoding MerR family transcriptional regulator, giving the protein MNEETVQRIAKGICQYHQNINRQKLSQYPANLQLAVDKLIIKCLLTKTEPLQGVPDFLNRWAKQLLQDWDLDINCPEDWHSKSLIEEQKPSNFCVETAEEYLEEYGNFQRKVVEKLRLKAFCDCDLYTKFRQYIIEHPIITKGELDTTAILEFSSLKELLIDCYELAPESYKKDGNFYYCGHCGGLMYLKSDGDLRCENRHCLQYKKKPIPFKADSNDLVLWLKQDLRYFMHRPGRPEVRLFNKLKKLDLKEVILFPNLDIYDIHLVFPDDTVWAIDLKFWESAYNLAKKVDKPIPRWKEQPYNECFFIFPDEIKHYSKEYIQEFRSYCTVPLKKSQVMFEGAFMQKVKRKLGKQS; this is encoded by the coding sequence GTGAATGAGGAAACAGTACAAAGAATTGCCAAGGGAATCTGTCAGTATCATCAAAATATAAACAGGCAAAAATTATCTCAATATCCAGCTAATTTACAGTTAGCAGTCGATAAATTAATCATCAAGTGTTTGTTAACAAAAACAGAGCCTCTACAGGGAGTTCCAGATTTTCTTAATCGTTGGGCAAAACAGCTTTTGCAAGATTGGGATTTGGATATTAATTGTCCTGAAGATTGGCATAGTAAATCTTTAATAGAAGAACAAAAACCGAGTAATTTTTGTGTTGAAACTGCAGAGGAATATTTAGAAGAATACGGTAATTTTCAAAGAAAGGTAGTTGAAAAGCTAAGATTAAAAGCTTTTTGCGATTGCGATTTATATACTAAGTTTCGGCAATATATTATCGAACATCCTATAATTACTAAAGGTGAACTAGATACAACCGCTATTTTAGAGTTTTCATCATTAAAAGAATTATTAATAGACTGTTACGAACTAGCACCAGAATCGTATAAAAAAGATGGTAATTTCTATTATTGCGGTCATTGTGGTGGTTTGATGTATTTAAAAAGTGATGGTGATTTGCGATGTGAAAATCGTCATTGTTTGCAATATAAGAAAAAACCAATTCCTTTTAAAGCAGATAGTAACGATTTAGTTTTATGGTTAAAGCAAGATTTACGCTATTTTATGCACCGCCCTGGTAGACCAGAAGTAAGGTTATTTAATAAGCTAAAAAAATTAGATTTAAAAGAGGTAATTCTTTTTCCTAACTTAGATATATACGATATACATTTAGTTTTTCCTGACGATACAGTTTGGGCGATTGATCTTAAGTTTTGGGAGTCAGCATATAACTTAGCTAAGAAAGTCGATAAACCTATTCCACGTTGGAAAGAACAGCCTTACAACGAATGTTTTTTCATATTTCCTGATGAGATAAAACACTACAGTAAGGAATATATACAAGAATTCAGAAGTTATTGTACTGTTCCTCTCAAAAAATCTCAGGTCATGTTTGAAGGTGCATTTATGCAGAAAGTAAAAAGAAAATTAGGTAAACAATCATGA
- a CDS encoding RNaseH domain-containing protein produces MVYQTISALALKLKADLQSQTYYRLQFNNSEEAIHYLKLLTAQRNKQSVEKTTIPSKSLYQALRLLPGLIHIGQLSSYSGNYLAYSPQPIDKTYIRAIINCWIDLEFPDNPTTKKKQGITAEERDNAKSFFSENNLAWFEENITFNNKFKTHPNGTATLANDDFILLSYTMAAELTKPECTFIVDNQPLKFYRTTSSKFQPIELISWNPIKATIGEEIYYYSLVLTIKVETIPYQSYPEIHIKPSIRRWLSLPNSRLSHNHSSNAFILTDLQWGKSTNPNNFSKCFVSYLMKMYKQTIDGESQWIPNWKNRNRITQLLTELNTLSATPQEILSNPVNYLQSNSKESIGVVFKEGMTPQHQVGKGLPTLNVKELYEQINNIGFVKNHFETISYQRETYDVSKQSQQYFDLAKPKKSFDEPIVKRQPETEDQFEARKKKLEQKQQTKLKNCKKKKKESDEQYKDRKQQLIKKQEEDLEALKPKSEEDRKKEFTAELEAFKQNKEQWQAELRTAILDSGIKNLTLWLWHIKDDNLKERLKAIQYCLGIQELKDGIYSFGEGLTINIKTQEMGRIAERLNLSVDEKPDNQTIIEATKQRITEIREIVQSKTDNIAEYTAVWVELEGEQYYKFTKKKYSPWCDPKNAIKLGFAKLGFVSKFITPQRKSYKHKAITSLIELLRQLGVRIAPSNIQLSNVDSNISINEVALWLVNKTGESTINNQSLILPVMVRMVSDSQQIEAIFPGSDEWIPYRKALTKINDAESWKNDNEGKNKVRTFIQQTLKIKELRNKPTILYCKAENIRSAWSWLQDTQISNEGLSFGERDKPLFEEFKNLRVIRLRNSETSEWFAMDGEKISGFVTGLFKKKQSDCVFYSLGNKSAQMTGQNSDSKIKNPANSWGHPSLLEITIGYYQQEDNLTELAAIAHESRKGILQYADCLEVPRVLHYAKQINEYVLIKNETENEDEEN; encoded by the coding sequence ATGGTTTATCAAACAATTTCGGCTTTAGCTTTAAAATTAAAAGCTGATTTACAATCACAAACTTATTACAGACTACAATTTAATAACTCCGAAGAAGCAATACATTATCTCAAACTATTAACAGCACAACGTAACAAACAATCGGTAGAAAAAACAACTATTCCTTCTAAGTCTCTTTATCAAGCACTAAGATTACTTCCTGGTTTAATTCATATCGGTCAACTGTCATCTTACTCTGGAAACTATTTAGCTTATAGTCCTCAACCTATAGATAAAACATATATTAGAGCAATTATAAATTGCTGGATTGATTTAGAATTTCCCGACAACCCAACAACTAAAAAAAAGCAAGGTATTACTGCTGAAGAAAGAGACAATGCAAAAAGCTTTTTTTCTGAGAACAACTTAGCTTGGTTTGAAGAAAATATTACTTTTAATAATAAATTTAAGACTCATCCAAACGGTACAGCAACTCTAGCTAACGATGATTTTATTTTGCTTTCTTATACTATGGCGGCGGAATTAACCAAACCAGAATGTACTTTTATAGTAGATAATCAACCGTTAAAATTTTATCGCACCACCTCATCTAAATTTCAACCTATAGAGTTAATATCTTGGAATCCCATTAAAGCAACAATAGGAGAAGAAATCTATTATTATTCACTTGTTTTAACAATTAAAGTTGAAACTATACCCTATCAATCCTATCCCGAAATACATATTAAACCTAGTATTAGAAGGTGGTTGAGTTTACCTAATTCTAGACTTTCTCATAATCATTCAAGTAATGCTTTTATCTTGACAGATTTGCAGTGGGGTAAATCAACTAATCCTAATAATTTTAGTAAATGCTTTGTTTCCTATCTCATGAAGATGTATAAACAAACAATTGATGGTGAAAGTCAATGGATACCTAATTGGAAGAATAGAAATAGAATCACTCAACTTTTAACAGAATTAAATACATTATCTGCTACACCTCAAGAAATATTATCCAATCCAGTAAATTATTTACAAAGCAATTCTAAAGAATCAATCGGCGTTGTTTTTAAAGAAGGAATGACACCACAACATCAGGTAGGAAAAGGTTTACCCACTTTAAATGTCAAAGAATTATACGAACAAATAAACAATATTGGCTTTGTTAAAAACCATTTTGAAACAATATCCTATCAACGGGAAACTTATGATGTTAGCAAACAGTCTCAACAATATTTTGATTTAGCTAAACCAAAAAAAAGTTTTGACGAACCTATAGTAAAACGGCAACCTGAAACTGAAGATCAGTTTGAAGCTAGAAAGAAAAAACTAGAACAGAAACAGCAAACCAAACTAAAAAACTGCAAAAAGAAAAAAAAAGAATCAGATGAACAATATAAAGATAGAAAGCAACAGTTAATTAAAAAACAAGAGGAAGATTTAGAAGCACTAAAACCTAAATCAGAGGAAGATAGAAAAAAGGAATTTACAGCAGAATTAGAAGCGTTTAAACAAAACAAAGAACAGTGGCAAGCAGAATTAAGAACCGCTATTCTTGATTCTGGTATTAAAAACTTAACTCTTTGGCTGTGGCATATCAAAGACGATAATCTAAAAGAGCGTCTCAAAGCTATTCAATATTGTTTGGGTATACAGGAACTAAAAGATGGTATTTATTCTTTTGGTGAAGGATTAACCATTAATATTAAAACTCAAGAAATGGGCAGAATTGCAGAGAGATTAAATTTATCTGTTGACGAAAAACCAGATAATCAGACAATAATTGAAGCTACCAAACAAAGAATTACTGAAATTAGAGAAATAGTTCAATCTAAGACAGACAATATTGCAGAATATACAGCAGTCTGGGTTGAACTCGAAGGAGAACAATATTATAAGTTTACCAAAAAGAAATACTCCCCGTGGTGCGACCCAAAAAATGCTATTAAATTGGGGTTTGCCAAGTTAGGTTTTGTCAGCAAGTTTATAACTCCACAAAGGAAAAGCTATAAACACAAAGCCATTACCAGCTTAATAGAATTATTGCGACAGTTAGGAGTTAGAATTGCACCTTCTAATATTCAATTAAGTAACGTAGATTCTAATATTTCAATTAATGAAGTAGCATTATGGTTGGTAAATAAAACAGGTGAAAGTACAATTAACAATCAATCTTTAATTTTACCTGTAATGGTGAGAATGGTTTCAGATTCGCAACAAATAGAAGCTATTTTTCCTGGTAGTGATGAATGGATACCGTATCGCAAAGCATTAACTAAAATCAATGATGCTGAAAGCTGGAAAAACGATAACGAAGGTAAAAATAAAGTTAGAACTTTTATACAACAAACACTTAAAATCAAAGAACTAAGAAATAAACCCACAATACTTTATTGTAAAGCAGAAAATATCCGTTCAGCTTGGTCTTGGTTACAAGATACACAAATATCTAATGAAGGATTATCTTTCGGTGAAAGAGATAAACCGCTATTTGAAGAATTCAAAAATTTACGAGTAATTCGATTACGAAATAGCGAAACCTCTGAATGGTTTGCTATGGATGGCGAAAAAATATCGGGATTCGTGACGGGTTTATTCAAGAAAAAACAAAGCGATTGCGTATTCTATAGCTTGGGAAACAAAAGCGCACAAATGACTGGGCAAAACTCGGATTCAAAAATTAAAAATCCTGCAAACAGTTGGGGACATCCATCACTTTTAGAAATAACTATTGGTTACTATCAGCAAGAAGATAATCTTACAGAATTAGCTGCGATCGCACACGAATCAAGAAAAGGTATTTTGCAGTATGCAGACTGTTTGGAAGTACCGAGAGTTTTACACTACGCCAAGCAAATAAATGAATATGTTTTGATTAAAAATGAAACGGAAAACGAAGATGAGGAAAACTAA
- the argJ gene encoding bifunctional ornithine acetyltransferase/N-acetylglutamate synthase, protein MENYSTIAGGITAPKGFKASGIAAGLKPSGNPDLALIVSDVEAIAAGVFTTSQVRAACVDYCRQKLQQKASAKAILCNAGQANAGTGEQGWQDAIESSQLVAQALNIAPEAVLLASTGVIGQRIKMEALRSGIPQLVANLSEDGNDAAAKAIITTDLVTKEIALETMIDNRPVRVGGIAKGSGMIHPNMATMLSFVTCDAAVSTGLWQQMLTVAANESFNQITVDGDTSTNDSLIALANGQSRTPAITDMNSKNAQTLQTMLTTVCQHLAKAIARDGEGATCLVEVQVSGAPDDESARRIAKTIVGSSLVKSAIFGRDPNWGRIAAAAGRAGVIFNQEELRIVLGEYVMMENGQPLQYDRSAASNYMKQAAHGTYLQDDTVLISVCVGNGSGKGIAWGCDLSYDYVKINAEYTT, encoded by the coding sequence ATGGAAAACTACAGCACAATTGCAGGAGGAATAACCGCCCCCAAAGGGTTTAAAGCCTCAGGAATCGCAGCCGGGTTAAAACCGTCAGGAAATCCCGATTTAGCCCTAATTGTCTCCGATGTAGAGGCGATCGCAGCAGGGGTATTTACCACGTCTCAGGTAAGGGCGGCTTGTGTTGATTATTGTCGCCAAAAACTACAACAAAAAGCCAGTGCCAAAGCAATTCTCTGTAACGCCGGTCAAGCAAATGCAGGCACCGGGGAACAGGGGTGGCAAGATGCCATCGAATCGTCTCAATTAGTCGCCCAAGCCTTAAATATTGCACCAGAAGCGGTTTTATTGGCTTCTACGGGAGTAATTGGACAACGGATAAAGATGGAGGCGTTGCGGTCAGGAATCCCTCAACTAGTGGCCAATTTGTCCGAAGATGGTAACGACGCAGCAGCGAAAGCCATTATTACCACCGATTTAGTCACTAAAGAAATTGCTTTAGAAACCATGATCGATAACCGTCCTGTGAGGGTTGGGGGTATTGCTAAGGGTTCGGGGATGATTCATCCGAATATGGCTACCATGCTATCATTCGTTACCTGTGATGCTGCAGTTTCAACGGGGTTATGGCAACAAATGCTAACCGTTGCAGCCAATGAAAGTTTTAATCAGATTACTGTAGATGGGGATACCAGTACCAATGATAGTTTAATTGCTTTGGCTAATGGTCAATCTCGCACCCCGGCCATTACAGATATGAATAGTAAAAATGCTCAAACTTTGCAGACAATGTTAACTACTGTGTGTCAACATTTAGCAAAAGCGATCGCAAGGGATGGGGAAGGGGCAACTTGTTTAGTAGAGGTACAGGTATCTGGTGCGCCGGATGATGAGTCCGCCAGGCGTATTGCTAAGACTATTGTTGGCTCTTCTTTGGTTAAATCTGCCATTTTTGGCCGTGATCCCAACTGGGGACGCATTGCTGCTGCTGCTGGCCGTGCCGGGGTTATTTTTAATCAAGAGGAGTTACGCATTGTACTGGGTGAATATGTAATGATGGAAAATGGACAACCTTTGCAGTACGATCGCTCAGCAGCCAGTAACTACATGAAACAAGCCGCACATGGGACATATTTACAAGACGATACGGTTTTAATCTCTGTTTGCGTCGGCAATGGTTCAGGCAAAGGTATCGCTTGGGGTTGTGATTTAAGTTATGATTATGTCAAGATCAACGCTGAATATACGACTTAG